The following nucleotide sequence is from Acyrthosiphon pisum isolate AL4f chromosome A2, pea_aphid_22Mar2018_4r6ur, whole genome shotgun sequence.
attttcgatttttttttaaataattaataaaaaaatatattttttgattttttaccaaacattaaataaattaaacataaactaTTTACAGTTCATGTCCCGAACTCCATACTAATTTTATNNNNNNNNNNNNNNNNNNNNNNNNNNNNNNNNNNNNNNNNNNNNNNNNNNNNNNNNNNNNNNNNNNNNNNNNNNNNNNNNNNNNNNNNNNNNNNNNNNNNNNNNNNNNNNNNNNNNNNNNNNNNNNNNNNNNNNNNNNNNNNNNNNNNNNNNNNNNNNNNNNNNNNNNNNNNNNNNNNNNNNNNNNNNNNNNNNNNNNNNNNNNNNNNNNNNNNNNNNNNNNNNNNNNNNNNNNNNNNNNNNNNNNNNNNNNNNNNNNNNNNNNNNNNNNNNNNNNNNNNNNNNNNNNNNNNNNNNNNNNNNNNNNNNNNNNNNNNNNNNNNNNNNNNNNNNNNNNNNNNNNNNNNNNNNNNNNNNNNNNNNNNNNNNNNNNNNNNNNNNNNNNNNNNNNNNNNNNNNNNNNNNNNNNNNNNNNNNNNNNNNNNNNNNNNNNNNNNNNNNNNNNNNNNNNNNNNNNNNNNNNNNNNNNNNNNNNNNNNNNNNNNNNNNNNNNNNNNNNNNNNNNNNNNNNNNNNNNNNNNNNNNNNNNNNNNNNNNNNNNNNNNNNNNNNNNNNNNNNNNNNNNNNNNNNNNNNNNNNNNNNNNNNNNNNNNNNNNNNNNNNNNNNNNNNNNNNNNNNNNNNNNNNNNNNNNNNNNNNNNNNNNNNNNNNNNNNNNNNNNNNNNNNNNNNNNNNNNNNNNNNNNNNNNNNNNNNNNNNNNNNNNNNNNNNNNNNNNNNNNNNNNNNNNNNNNNNNNNNNNNNNNNNNNNNNNNNNNNNNNNNNNNNNNNNNNNNNNNNNNNNNNNNNNNNNNNNNNNNNNNNNNNNNNNNNNNNNNNNNNNNNNNNNNNNNNNNNNNNNNNNNNNNNNNNNNNNNNNNNNNNNNNNNNNNNNNNNNNNNNNNNNNNNNNNNNNNNNNNNNNNNNNNNNNNNNNNNNNNNNNNNNNNNNNNNNNNNNNNNNNNNNNNNNNNNNNNNNNNNNNNNNNNNNNNNNNNNNNNNNNNNNNNNNNNNNNNNNNNNNNNNNNNNNNNNNNNNNNNNNNNNNNNNNNNNNNNNNNNNNNNNNNNNNNNNNNNNNNNNNNNNNNNNNNNNNNNNNNNNNNNNNNNNNNNNNNNNNNNNNNNNNNNNNNNNNNNNNNNNNNNNNNNNNNNNNNNNNNNNNNNNNNNTAGATATTTGAATTGGTCACTTGATGAATCTATTATTCCCAAAGATAACGCCTCcccattattcaaatttataacgTTAAATGAAGCTGGATTTTTAGTagcaaaagaatttttttattgcaaaatttCAGATATATATGAATAGTGAGTTAtcgtgaaattttattttgttagtgtcaatattcatattatgtagtatgaacaaattaaaataaattgaaagttcatattacctattatttttattttatatttttagctacCAACGTGACGGCGATAGTTTAGgtgtatatgtaaattatattgcgGCTCAAATGAAAACTAAAGAAGAATTAGAAGAGGTAATTAacagaacaatttattttgttaaaaaccaaAGGttcattcaaatgttttttattccTTACAGTTGCAATCATTTATTACTAAATCATCACGTTACTTTAAAGAACCTGATTTGGTTATCAACCAGATAACTGAGACTATTACGAAAAACATTGAATGGACAGcgaagttttataataaaatagtaggtacaaaattaaTGATGTTATGAGTGGGCGCCTGAACACAGtttgatttgtattaataacTGTACAGTTTTCGGCCACTTtgacataatacctattacgtAACATACTAGAAATGTTAAGTTATTcccatttttaactacatacttttttaattatctgacgtaattaatattttacctaatagTTTATTGGATATCTGAATTAAATTAGTCATATTTAATCGTTATCGAATATATtcataactataactataactatatacatataactatgAAGTCTTATtactttcttttattattataaatataaaataaaaacatgaattatttgtttctttttacAAGACAAAAAAAGTTGAGAAAATTAGTACTTCTCTTACATCCAATTCAGGTTGGTcatattcttttaataaataaatgtatatgtgaTATTgctcataaatatttgatttataaacaaattatttaaaaatatctttctaTTTGGtgcaatatttttgagaacatgAAACTAGTATCTAATATCAGAATTGAAACTATTGTTTTCCTCATCCcgcattttattaactataatgcttatatatatatatgtgtgttataGCCCAGTTACTACAACTACAAGTACGGTGGTGTTAGGACTCTACCGTTCGATCTTCCGGACCATTGTTGAATGTTATAGGCTCGTCCAATGTTGACCACATTGAGCCATAATTATGGTCAttgcataatgttattataattctcTTCAGTGTTGTTAAAATTCCTTTTATATAGGAATCCGTTCGATTCCTCGTTTctttagtataaatatgaattCGTTCAGTTCCTCGTTCATTTAATGTCAAAAAGAACTCGTCCAATTCCTAGTTCCTATGAAAAAGGAACTCATTCTTTTCCTCGTTCCTCGTGGTTCATGAgtcataagttattatttaaacttataaatgtattagttattattactaatcagAACACATTATGCAGTATATGttcaacacattttaaaaatatgttcctGGAAATATCTTCTTtatgatgattaaaatatattttaaaaatgcaatcaTCATCCAAAATGCTATGTAGGCGGTCATATGTGTATAAAAGATTGGAAGCtttgtctatattatttttaattgattaataacgTAAtcagtaaacaaaaatacaaaatttttctcCCCAAATGGTTTTTTACACCTTTCCGAGAAGaacaaaagaattataatattaacgttcctattcctaaaaaaaaaggaattgaTTCACGTTCCTATTCCTTTAAAAAAGAATGAAATTTATTCCTTCATTCGTTCCTCTAAAACGGAATCAATTCCAGGAATCGTTCCTTTAGGAACGCGTTCCTTAACAACACTGATTCTCTTTCACTGTTGGTGTATGTTTAGCGTCTTGTCGAAGTAAGTTTTATTTGCCtcttttttcttaattaaattatcactaGCGATTTTATGTGCCTCTTGCATCATACGCTTTAGATCGAATATATATTCATCGTAATTGTATTGTGGTTCCAGATTTTTGTTGAAAGCGGAGGGAATTTTTGGTTTACTTCCGAATACCAATtcatatggtgtaaatttagTAGAGGTATGGACGGTTGAATTTTAGCAAAACGTTGCGTAACATAAGAGCTTATCCCAATTACTGCCTTTGTCAACAAAACTACGcaagtacatttttaatgttttgtgcGAACGTTCGAGAAACCCGTTTCCTTGCAGATGCCAAGGTGTAgtcttagatttttttatgtcaataGTTTACACATGCTTTTGAAAACGTCAGAAAGAAAATTTGTTCCACAGTCGGTTAAAATTGATTCGGGAATACCGTACGTGCATACGAAACATTCTACGAACCCTTGAGCTACTGTTTGTGCATCTGTGGCGGATAACGCTATGGCTAGTGAAAAACGACTTAATTCGTCcttcaagtttaatataaacatgtttCCCGTAA
It contains:
- the LOC100575943 gene encoding uncharacterized protein LOC100575943 → MIESIMSTKEDDEREDQAYHRAATNMRRARYLNWSLDESIIPKDNASPLFKFITLNEAGFLVAKEFFYCKISDIYEYYQRDGDSLGVYVNYIAAQMKTKEELEELQSFITKSSRYFKEPDLVINQITETITKNIEWTAKFYNKIVGTKLMML